The following is a genomic window from Amycolatopsis sp. BJA-103.
CGTCGGCCAGGAAGTCCTCGGCCGTGGTGGCGAGCAGGGTCGCGCCGTGCGAAATCCCTTCCGCGCCACCGGACTCGGACAGCACCTCGACCCCCGCGACCTCGGTCAGCTTCGCCAGTCCGTCGGCGAAGCCGGCCGCGATGCGCTCGTTGAGCATCGGCTGCGCGGGGATCGTCGCGACGGCCTCGCGCAGCGTGTCTTCGAGCCCGTGCCCCTCCGGGAGGAACAGCAGTCCCGGCTTGGTGCAGAACTGTCCGGCACCGAGGGTGAACGACCCCGCGTACGCCTTGGCGATCGCCTCGCCGCGCGTGTCGATCGCGGTCTGGGTCACGACGACGGGGTTGACGCTGCCGAGTTCGCCGTAGAACGGGATCGGCGACGGCCGCGAGGTCGCGATGTCGAACAGCGCGCGCCCGCCCGGCACCGAACCGGTGAAGGACGCCGCCTGGATCCGCGGGTCCTTCAGCGCCGCCACACCGTTCTGCTGGCCGTAGACGACCGCGAAGATCCCTTCCGGGGCACCGGCCTCGACCAGTGCCTCCCGCAGGACCTCGCCGGTGCGGGCCGACAGCTCCGGATGCCCGGAGTGCGCCTTGAGCACGACCGGGCACCCGGCGGCCAGCGCCGACGCGGTGTCACCGCCCGCGACGCTGAACGCGAACGGGAAGTTGCTGGCGGCGAACACCAGCACCGGCCCGATCGGGGTGAGCAGCCGCCGGATGTCCGGCCTCGGACCCATCGGCCACGCGGCGTCCGCGTGGTCGACCGTGGCGCCGAGGAACGAGCCGTCGGCCAGTACCTCACCGAACAGGCGCAGCTGGAACGTCGTGCGCTTCAGCTCGCCCTGCAGTCGCGGGGAGGCCGGGAGGTGTGTCTCCTGGTTCGCCAGCGCGATCAGTTCGTCGGCGGACGCGTCGAGGGCGTCCGCCGCCGCGTTCAGCCACCCTGCCCGCTGGGCTGGGGTCGCGGCCGCCGCCGTGCCTGCCGCATCGGCGGCGGCCGCGAGGATCTGTTCGAGCGTGGCGGAATCCGTTGCCTGGCTCATGATTTCTTGCTTCTCCTAGAGTTCTTGCGCGGCGCTGACGGCGGCGATGAGATCCGCCCAGCGCCCCGGGCCGGCGAGGCCGAGGTGGTACAGGTGCAGTTCGGTGGCGCCTGCCTTGCCGAGTTCGGTGGTGTAGGCCTCGATGTCGGGCACCGGGCTCGCCGCCACCGCGGTGATGTAGCTGCCGACGGCGACCTTGCGCGGCAGTTTCGCCCGCGCCGTCGCGACGGACTCCCGGCTGGCGTGCCCGGGTACCCAGTTCTGCAGCACCACCGCGTCGACGTCTTCGGGGACCGACGGTGTCAGCCCCGGCAACGCTCCGGTGACCCACGGGTCCATCGCGCCGTGCAGCACGATCCTGGGGCCGGACGGGATCTTCGCGAGCACTTCACGCCGGAGCGCGTCCGTCGCCTTCTGCCGCGTGTCGAGCAGGACCTGCCGCAGGGTGGGCAGGATCTTGTCCTCGGTGGCACGGAGGTCACCGGAGTCGATCAGCCGCCGGACCTCGGCACGCAGCTTGCCCAGCGCCTTCGCCGGATCCTTGCCTGCCTCGGCCCAGGACTCGAGACACGTGTCGCAGCAGCAGACCGACAGCAGCCGCGCCACCGCGGGCGACCAGACCCCGTCGGTCTTCTCGTGCTGATGCTGGTGGATGGCGCCGAGCGGGCCGCACGCCTCGAGGATGACCGAGGCGAAGTCGAGCCCCGCGAGGCTCTCGGCGACCACGTTCGCCGCGTACTCGCGGACCTCCTGCTGCCCGGGGCACAGCGCCCACGGATACCGCTCGCCGAAGCAGTTGCGCACGGTGAAATCGGGGAATTCCGTGCCCAGCTGCGAGTTGTGCGTCAGCACGAGCCATGCCGCGGCCGGGATCCCCGCCTCGTTCAGCAGCCGGACGGCGTCACCCGCGCTGTCGCGGCTCTCCACCCAGTCCGGTTCGGCGGGCTTCAGCTCACCCCAGGCCTCGTCGCGCACCGGCCGGTACAGCGCCGCGTGGCGCGCGACGACCGAGGTGCGCTCCGGCGACCAGGGCGTCGCCGCGCGGGCGCTGTGGTACGACACCGCGACGGCGACCTCGTCGACGCCGAGTTCCCGTACGCGCTCGACGAACCCGGGATCGTCGACGACGTCCCAGGGGTAGGCGTATCCGGTGACCTTCACCCCGTCACCACCGCGCCGTGTTCGGTTCGAAGTCTCCGACGAACTTCCGCATATAGGTCACGTCATCCCGTTTGGTCTGTCCACTTCGGACATAGTCTTCATGGGCCCGCGCCAGCGCGTCGGGGTCGAGTTCGACCCCGAGCCCCGGCTTGTCGGGCACCGCGACCGCACCGTCGGCGAACTCCAGCGCACCCGGGGCGATGACGTCGGCCGTCTTCCACGGCCAGTGGGTGTCGCAGGCGTAGGTCAGGTGCGGCGTCGCCGCGGCCACGTGCACCATAGCGGCCAGACTGATCCCGAGATGACTGTTCGAATGCATGGAAAGCCCCACGCCGAAGCATTCCGCCGTGATCGAGAGGGCTTGCGTGTCCCGCAGGCCGCCCCAGTAGTGATGGTCCGAAAGTATTACGCCGACCGCTCGCTGCCGGAAGGCGGGCTCGATGTCCGCGAAGCGCACGACGCACATGTTCGTGGCCAGCGGCATGCTCGCCCGCTCGGCGACCCGCGCCATGCCCTCGATGCCCGGTGTCGGGTCTTCGAGGTACTCCAGGACACCGTCGAGTTCTTCGGCGACCCGGATCCCGGTCTCAGGAGTCCAGGCCGCGTTCGGGTCGATGCGGAGCGGGTGGTCCGGGAACGCCTCGGCGAGCGCACGGATGCCGTCCATCTCCTGGTCCGGGTCGAAGGCGCCGCCCTTGAGCTTGATGGAGCGGAAGCCGTACTCCTCGACCATGCGGCGCGCCTCGCCGACGAGCGCCTCCGGCGTGGTCACCTCGCCCCACGAGTCCTCGTCGGCGCCGATGTGGGCACCGAACTTGTAGAACAGGTACGCGGAGAAGTCGACCTTGTCGCGCGCCTTGCCACCGAGCAGGTCCACCACCGGCCTGCCGAGGTAGTGCCCCTGCGCGTCGAGCGCGGCGACCTCGAACAGCGAGTACACGCTGGCGACCGTCTTGCTGACGGAGAATCCGCCGGTGAGCCCGTGAGCGTCGGCGAAGACGACCTCGCCGAGGGTGGTGGCGACCTTCCGGCGCAGGCCGGGCAGGTCGAACACGTCCTGTCCCTTGAGTTCCGGCAGCACCTTCCGGACCTGTTCGAGGAACGCGAGGTCACCGTAGGACTCGCCGAGACCGACCACGCCGTCTTCGCAAATCAGCTGGACGACACCGCGCAGCGCGAAGGGCTCGTGCACGCCCATCGCGTTGAGCAGCGGCGGGTCGGCGAAGGCGACCGGGGTCAGGACGACGTCGAGAACCTTCATCTTCAGGCACCGGTCCCGACGGACTCGAGGACGGCGAATCCGTCGTCGACGATCTTCTCCAGCCGCGCGATCTGGTCCGCGGTGGGCTCGACCAGCGGCGGCCGGACCGAACCTGCCTTGTCACCGCGCAACCGCGCGGCGGCCTTGACCAGCGACACGGCGAAGCCCTGTCCCTCGTCCCGCAGCGCCACCAGCGGG
Proteins encoded in this region:
- a CDS encoding aldehyde dehydrogenase (NADP(+)) — encoded protein: MSQATDSATLEQILAAAADAAGTAAAATPAQRAGWLNAAADALDASADELIALANQETHLPASPRLQGELKRTTFQLRLFGEVLADGSFLGATVDHADAAWPMGPRPDIRRLLTPIGPVLVFAASNFPFAFSVAGGDTASALAAGCPVVLKAHSGHPELSARTGEVLREALVEAGAPEGIFAVVYGQQNGVAALKDPRIQAASFTGSVPGGRALFDIATSRPSPIPFYGELGSVNPVVVTQTAIDTRGEAIAKAYAGSFTLGAGQFCTKPGLLFLPEGHGLEDTLREAVATIPAQPMLNERIAAGFADGLAKLTEVAGVEVLSESGGAEGISHGATLLATTAEDFLADAETVREECFGPASLIVTYADQDELISLLGVMEPGLTATIQGEESDVDWIRPVLPSLSRVAGRLLWNDWPTGVTVTWAQEHGGPYPATTAPTSTSVGTAAIERFLRPIAWQGFPDALLPEPLQENNPWDLPRRTDGKR
- a CDS encoding glucarate dehydratase family protein, coding for MKVLDVVLTPVAFADPPLLNAMGVHEPFALRGVVQLICEDGVVGLGESYGDLAFLEQVRKVLPELKGQDVFDLPGLRRKVATTLGEVVFADAHGLTGGFSVSKTVASVYSLFEVAALDAQGHYLGRPVVDLLGGKARDKVDFSAYLFYKFGAHIGADEDSWGEVTTPEALVGEARRMVEEYGFRSIKLKGGAFDPDQEMDGIRALAEAFPDHPLRIDPNAAWTPETGIRVAEELDGVLEYLEDPTPGIEGMARVAERASMPLATNMCVVRFADIEPAFRQRAVGVILSDHHYWGGLRDTQALSITAECFGVGLSMHSNSHLGISLAAMVHVAAATPHLTYACDTHWPWKTADVIAPGALEFADGAVAVPDKPGLGVELDPDALARAHEDYVRSGQTKRDDVTYMRKFVGDFEPNTARW